One genomic window of Evansella cellulosilytica DSM 2522 includes the following:
- a CDS encoding manganese catalase family protein has protein sequence MFYHIKELQYDAKPTRPDPVFAKQLQEVLGGHFGEISVALQYLFQGWNARGDEKYRDLLMDVGTEELAHVEMLATMIARLLDGASLGDQEDAAKNPVVGAIMGGMNPQHVIVSGLGAMPADSVGNPWTASYIKASGNLLADFRLNLTYESQGRLQVTRLYNSTNDPGVKDMLSFLIARDTMHQNMWEAAISELEAQENIVVPSTFPKHLEKNEVAYDFYNLSEGEQSSRGRWAKGKSMDGLDKFKYYSKAPAYGEKPFLKPAPKHIHNTLPTIRSEQDEGENE, from the coding sequence ATGTTCTATCACATTAAAGAGCTACAATATGATGCGAAGCCAACTAGACCAGACCCAGTATTTGCTAAGCAATTACAAGAAGTTTTAGGTGGACATTTTGGGGAAATATCTGTAGCGTTACAATATTTATTTCAAGGCTGGAACGCACGAGGTGACGAAAAATACCGTGATTTGCTCATGGATGTAGGAACGGAGGAACTAGCGCACGTAGAAATGCTAGCGACAATGATTGCAAGATTATTGGATGGTGCATCATTAGGAGACCAAGAGGATGCTGCTAAAAATCCTGTAGTAGGTGCAATCATGGGAGGTATGAATCCTCAGCATGTTATCGTTTCGGGGCTTGGTGCTATGCCAGCTGACAGCGTTGGTAATCCGTGGACGGCATCTTACATTAAAGCGAGTGGCAACTTGTTAGCTGATTTCCGACTAAACTTAACGTATGAATCTCAAGGTAGACTTCAAGTGACGAGATTATATAATTCTACGAATGATCCTGGTGTAAAGGATATGCTGTCTTTCTTAATTGCTAGAGATACGATGCACCAAAACATGTGGGAGGCAGCGATTTCAGAGCTAGAGGCGCAGGAGAATATTGTTGTTCCAAGTACTTTCCCTAAGCATTTAGAAAAAAATGAAGTAGCATACGACTTTTATAATCTATCTGAAGGAGAACAAAGTAGCCGTGGAAGATGGGCGAAAGGTAAGAGTATGGATGGATTAGATAAGTTTAAGTATTATTCTAAGGCGCCAGCATATGGTGAAAAACCATTTCTAAAACCAGCGCCGAAACACATTCACAACACTTTACCTACAATAAGATCGGAACAAGATGAGGGAGAAAACGAATAA
- a CDS encoding beta-mannosidase — protein MQRITLNGDWDFRKVGENEWLVGKVPGSVYNDLLQHKKMEDPFYRDNEDAVKKLSEFDYEYKRSFQVDSSFLENDSQLLIFEGVDTLSKIFINDTLVNETNNMHRRYELDVKGIVQEGENDIKVVLLSPLQYVEKKHNENPIWGVTDAVEGFPHLRKGHSMFGWDWGPQLPDLGIWRNVSLEGYSKAKLQDVYVTQKHDDHVVELSVAIEKVQFSTDTTTVFTKVYDPDGNLLEESANTSENNNIHETFTIPNPQKWYPAQYGEQPLYLVEVEVVVNGKKVDTKSLQIGLRTIDIVQEDDEWGQSFYFKINGTPIFSKGANYIPEDNILARTSREKTERLIKDCVAANFNMIRVWGGGHYPEDYFFELCDQHGLIVWQDFMFACAVYDLSEEFEATVKQEFIDNIKRIRHHASLGIWCGNNEMESAWVDWDFPKTEKHKLDYLKLFEEIIPEIVKEYDPQTFYWPSSPSSGGGFDKPSDENIGDVHYWDVWHGLKPFTEYRKFYYRFVSEFGFQSFPSLKTIKSFTLPEDRNIFSYVMEKHQKNGTANGKILYYLSENFKYPKDFHSLLYTSQILQAEAIKYGVEHWRRNFGRCMGAIYWQLNDCWPVASWASIDYYGRWKALHYFAKRFFSMTLISAKESATGAEIVVTNDYEKAFRGKVKWALRTNSSEVVKQGEEEVIVDGVCAKSIVHLDFSKELKEVNRKSYLEYQLIDEHGSNISNGTVLFVPAKHFEFLNPELDLHVEDKNDRFILSVSAKAYAKYVEIDHQELDFILSDNYFDISAGEEVKVELIKEPSLSNISKEHLLNGLTIRSLYNTY, from the coding sequence ATGCAGAGGATTACTTTAAATGGAGATTGGGATTTTCGTAAAGTTGGGGAAAACGAATGGTTAGTTGGTAAAGTGCCAGGGTCTGTTTATAATGACCTATTACAGCATAAAAAAATGGAAGACCCTTTTTATCGAGATAATGAAGATGCAGTGAAAAAGTTATCGGAGTTTGATTACGAATATAAAAGAAGTTTTCAAGTTGATAGTAGCTTTTTAGAAAATGATTCACAACTTCTTATATTTGAAGGTGTTGATACGCTTTCTAAAATATTTATCAATGATACTTTAGTTAATGAAACGAATAATATGCATCGACGTTATGAGCTTGATGTGAAAGGAATTGTGCAAGAAGGAGAGAACGATATTAAAGTTGTTCTTCTGTCACCACTTCAGTATGTGGAAAAGAAGCATAATGAAAATCCTATTTGGGGTGTAACTGATGCAGTCGAAGGCTTTCCTCATTTGAGAAAAGGGCATAGTATGTTCGGTTGGGATTGGGGACCACAATTACCTGACTTAGGCATTTGGAGAAATGTTTCCTTAGAAGGGTACAGTAAAGCGAAGCTTCAAGATGTGTACGTCACGCAAAAGCATGATGATCATGTTGTTGAGCTGTCAGTAGCTATTGAGAAAGTGCAGTTTTCTACTGATACTACTACTGTTTTCACGAAGGTGTATGATCCTGATGGTAACTTGTTAGAGGAATCAGCCAATACTTCCGAAAATAACAATATTCATGAAACCTTTACAATTCCTAATCCTCAGAAATGGTATCCTGCTCAATATGGGGAACAGCCACTTTACTTAGTAGAAGTAGAAGTGGTTGTTAATGGGAAAAAAGTAGATACTAAAAGCCTACAAATTGGATTAAGAACGATAGATATTGTTCAAGAAGATGATGAATGGGGACAATCATTCTATTTTAAAATAAATGGAACGCCTATTTTCTCAAAAGGTGCTAACTACATTCCTGAAGATAACATATTGGCGAGAACGAGTCGAGAAAAGACAGAAAGGCTAATAAAGGATTGTGTGGCAGCAAATTTTAACATGATTCGTGTGTGGGGTGGCGGTCATTATCCAGAAGATTACTTCTTCGAGCTTTGTGATCAACACGGGTTGATTGTATGGCAGGACTTTATGTTTGCATGTGCGGTTTACGATTTATCTGAAGAGTTTGAAGCAACAGTGAAACAGGAATTCATCGATAACATTAAAAGAATACGCCACCATGCGTCATTAGGTATTTGGTGTGGGAATAATGAAATGGAATCAGCTTGGGTTGATTGGGACTTTCCAAAGACAGAAAAGCATAAACTAGATTATTTAAAGTTATTTGAAGAGATTATCCCAGAGATAGTGAAAGAATATGACCCACAAACTTTTTATTGGCCATCATCGCCATCATCAGGAGGTGGCTTTGACAAGCCTAGTGATGAAAATATAGGTGATGTCCATTATTGGGATGTATGGCATGGTCTCAAACCTTTTACCGAATATAGGAAGTTTTATTACCGATTTGTGTCTGAGTTCGGATTTCAATCGTTCCCATCGCTAAAAACGATAAAATCATTTACGTTACCAGAGGATCGCAATATTTTTAGTTATGTTATGGAGAAGCACCAAAAAAATGGGACAGCTAACGGAAAAATTCTATATTATTTATCGGAAAACTTTAAGTATCCTAAGGATTTTCATTCTTTACTATATACGTCGCAAATCCTACAGGCTGAAGCGATTAAGTATGGTGTTGAACATTGGAGAAGAAACTTCGGAAGATGCATGGGGGCAATTTATTGGCAATTAAATGATTGCTGGCCTGTTGCTTCATGGGCAAGTATTGATTATTATGGTAGATGGAAAGCTTTACACTATTTTGCTAAAAGATTTTTCTCTATGACGTTAATATCTGCAAAAGAAAGTGCTACAGGCGCAGAGATTGTAGTTACAAATGATTATGAGAAAGCTTTCCGTGGTAAAGTAAAGTGGGCGCTTAGAACAAACAGTTCAGAAGTAGTAAAGCAAGGTGAAGAAGAAGTTATTGTAGACGGTGTATGTGCAAAATCAATTGTTCACTTAGATTTTAGCAAGGAGCTAAAGGAAGTAAATCGAAAGTCATATCTGGAATATCAGCTTATCGACGAACACGGATCTAATATAAGTAATGGAACAGTTCTGTTTGTGCCTGCTAAACATTTCGAATTTTTAAATCCAGAACTCGATTTACATGTGGAAGATAAAAATGATCGCTTTATCCTATCAGTAAGTGCAAAGGCGTATGCGAAATACGTAGAAATAGATCATCAAGAATTAGACTTCATTTTAAGTGATAATTACTTTGACATTTCTGCTGGAGAAGAAGTAAAGGTCGAGCTAATAAAAGAGCCTTCATTATCTAATATTAGTAAGGAACACTTACTTAATGGATTAACGATTAGAAGCTTGTACAACACTTACTAA
- a CDS encoding GH1 family beta-glucosidase: MAIIQFPKDMRWGTATASYQIEGAANIDGRGPSIWDTFSKTPGKVLNGDNGDVACDSYHRYKEDVAIMKDLGITTYRFSFAWPRVIPNGTGEVNQLGLDFYHNFIDELIANDIEPMATLYHWDLPQALQDKGGWGSRETIDAFVEYAELMFKEFNGKIKYWITFNEPWCASFLSHYGGEHAPGFTDLQLGMDAAHHMLVSHGKAVQKYRELGVKGGQIGYAPNVEWNEPYSNKQEDIDACRRAGGFFIEWFMDPVFKGSYPQFMLDWFKEKEGVEPPIQDGDLEIISQPIDFLGINYYTGSVGRYVEDQAAQQHSLFNHERVDQGYQKTDIGWNVYPEGFYNVLKYVTDLYGQVPIYITENGSCYNDEPENGVVKDDKRIDYLRQHLTALRRAMDSGVNIKGYMTWSLLDNFEWAWGYSMRFGIVHVNYRTLERTKKDSFYWYKQTVANNFFEV; this comes from the coding sequence ATGGCAATTATTCAATTTCCAAAGGACATGAGATGGGGTACTGCAACAGCGTCCTATCAAATTGAAGGAGCAGCAAATATTGATGGAAGAGGTCCATCTATTTGGGATACGTTCTCCAAAACTCCTGGTAAAGTTTTAAATGGAGATAATGGGGATGTAGCTTGTGATAGTTATCACCGTTATAAGGAAGACGTAGCAATTATGAAAGATTTAGGAATTACTACATACCGTTTCTCCTTTGCGTGGCCAAGAGTTATTCCAAACGGTACTGGTGAAGTAAACCAGCTAGGTTTAGATTTTTACCATAATTTTATTGATGAGTTAATTGCTAATGATATTGAGCCAATGGCAACACTTTATCACTGGGATCTACCGCAAGCGTTACAAGATAAAGGTGGTTGGGGTAGCCGTGAAACGATCGATGCATTTGTTGAGTATGCAGAGCTTATGTTCAAAGAATTCAACGGAAAAATTAAGTATTGGATTACTTTCAATGAGCCTTGGTGTGCATCTTTCTTATCTCACTACGGTGGAGAGCATGCGCCAGGATTTACAGATTTACAATTAGGGATGGATGCAGCGCATCATATGTTAGTTTCTCACGGTAAGGCTGTTCAAAAATATCGTGAACTTGGTGTTAAAGGTGGCCAAATCGGCTATGCACCTAACGTAGAATGGAATGAGCCATACAGTAACAAACAAGAGGATATTGATGCTTGTCGCCGTGCTGGTGGATTCTTTATCGAGTGGTTTATGGATCCGGTATTTAAAGGTTCTTACCCTCAATTTATGCTTGATTGGTTCAAAGAAAAAGAAGGTGTTGAGCCACCAATTCAAGATGGTGATTTAGAAATTATTTCACAACCAATCGACTTCCTTGGTATTAACTATTATACAGGTAGCGTAGGACGTTATGTAGAGGATCAAGCTGCACAACAGCATTCCTTATTTAATCATGAACGTGTAGATCAAGGTTACCAAAAGACAGATATTGGTTGGAACGTATATCCAGAGGGCTTTTATAATGTACTGAAATACGTTACAGACCTTTACGGACAAGTGCCAATTTATATTACAGAGAACGGGTCTTGCTACAACGATGAGCCAGAAAATGGGGTTGTAAAGGACGATAAGCGTATCGACTACTTAAGACAACATTTAACTGCACTTCGCCGTGCGATGGACTCTGGTGTAAACATTAAAGGATATATGACTTGGTCGTTACTTGACAATTTTGAGTGGGCTTGGGGCTACTCTATGCGCTTCGGAATTGTACACGTAAATTACCGTACATTAGAGCGTACGAAGAAGGATAGCTTCTACTGGTACAAGCAAACAGTAGCTAACAACTTCTTTGAAGTATAA
- a CDS encoding sugar phosphate isomerase/epimerase family protein — protein MRLGGPVFFKNHDAESWAEAVKVEGYRAALCPVNYEDGEETINAYKRSAIKNDIVIAEVGAWSNPISPDDEMRRSAIEHCKRQLELAEMLEAKCCVNIAGSRGEQWDGPHVDNFSDDTFTLIVDTVREIIDAVQPKHTFYTLEMMPWVYPDSSDTYLALIKAIERDAFAVHYDPVNIITSPRNYYNNKNMIRDFFKKLSPYIKNCHAKDINLLGKLTVHLEEVIPGKGLLHYQTLLTELNKLDKDTPLIIEHLSTEAEYREAANYIRSVANTMNIDL, from the coding sequence ATGAGACTAGGTGGTCCGGTTTTTTTTAAAAATCATGATGCTGAGAGCTGGGCAGAAGCAGTAAAGGTGGAAGGCTACAGAGCAGCTTTATGCCCTGTGAATTATGAAGACGGTGAGGAGACAATTAACGCCTATAAACGCTCAGCGATCAAGAATGATATCGTCATAGCGGAAGTAGGGGCTTGGAGTAACCCGATTAGCCCGGACGATGAGATGCGGAGATCTGCGATAGAGCATTGTAAAAGGCAGTTGGAGCTAGCTGAAATGTTAGAGGCGAAGTGTTGTGTTAATATTGCAGGATCACGTGGGGAACAGTGGGATGGTCCGCACGTTGATAACTTTAGTGACGATACATTTACGTTAATAGTCGATACAGTAAGAGAGATTATAGATGCCGTTCAACCGAAACATACTTTTTATACGTTAGAGATGATGCCATGGGTTTATCCCGACTCTAGTGATACATATTTAGCTTTAATAAAGGCAATTGAACGTGATGCTTTTGCTGTTCATTATGATCCGGTTAATATCATTACTAGCCCTAGAAATTATTATAATAATAAAAATATGATAAGGGATTTCTTCAAGAAATTATCGCCTTATATAAAAAACTGTCATGCGAAAGATATTAACCTATTAGGGAAATTAACTGTTCATTTAGAAGAAGTCATACCGGGTAAAGGATTATTGCATTATCAAACGCTATTAACAGAGCTAAATAAGCTTGATAAAGATACGCCGCTTATTATCGAGCATCTTTCTACGGAAGCGGAATATAGAGAGGCTGCTAACTACATCCGAAGTGTAGCAAATACGATGAACATTGATCTATAG
- a CDS encoding Dps family protein → MNERKLYEALNLHLANWNIIGSKLRQFHWFVKGPDFFTLHEKFEELYNEATSYVDEIAERHLSIGGTPISTLREFIDNASIEEVDGNLHAKEMVANVTDDFTLMTEELNDAIFIAEENNDHVTADLFISMKASVEKHIWMLKAYLS, encoded by the coding sequence ATGAACGAACGAAAATTATACGAAGCTTTAAATTTACATTTAGCAAACTGGAATATCATAGGTAGTAAGCTGCGCCAGTTTCACTGGTTTGTCAAAGGACCGGATTTTTTTACACTTCACGAAAAGTTTGAAGAGTTATATAACGAAGCAACTAGCTATGTCGATGAAATTGCTGAAAGACATTTAAGTATCGGTGGAACACCAATTTCTACATTACGGGAATTTATTGACAATGCTTCCATTGAAGAAGTAGATGGCAACCTTCACGCTAAGGAAATGGTTGCAAATGTTACAGATGATTTTACACTTATGACAGAGGAGCTAAACGACGCTATTTTCATAGCAGAAGAAAATAATGATCACGTCACAGCTGACCTTTTTATTAGTATGAAAGCTTCCGTAGAAAAACACATATGGATGCTAAAAGCTTACTTATCTTAA
- a CDS encoding putative bifunctional diguanylate cyclase/phosphodiesterase, giving the protein MKLKVKTAIVILSSVFTLLVILFISINPIMLSQYKQLELELVEQNNERVKSALNNELNRLKMIVRDYSVWDDTYQYMQDGNEQYINSNWVEDTFNTNNINFVVYISEEGELLYDQGYDAVTDSSVHIEELLDWEELQPFIFEQNSVIILGHEHPIFVASHQIYPSLQNAPANGVLLMGSVIDSTVVEALSATTQLPLELSLSQQYEESTVKLLNDELIQGNYFFPIEGTSLEGNLSFTLDRDVYQSGRRGLIGFFTLYALISLCLTAICIYSLDKFILSRFTTLSDQLKEIQQSRDLNKRIVVSGNDEISSLKRAINHMLYALFQSQTEIQKLALTDELTGLSNRNDFRSRFEVMVKAEAQQRIAILFIDIDLFKRINDALGHYVGDTVIKETSKKLKENIPPDAIVGRWGGDEFIVALPFEEEREVVTLSKQLLLDIARPIVMKGYTFEITSSIGISTAPNDAKEPEDLIRQADIAMYEAKRHGKNQYRFYQDVAKYAYFNHYVSLENDLRYALQNNEFNIYYQPIMNADGNVLGVEALLRWENRDKGMIPPDKFIPVAEELGMMPFIGKWVLKESIRQVKRWHELGYEDISLSVNVSKTQLVSNDFCSIVKTTLEECDFPPELLVLEITESDVAIYMEKLTLASKVLTEMGVKISLDDFGMGASSLHYLKEIFVDQLKIDRSFVNGIPSDSFDSALLSGIVTLCKKLKIEVVAEGIETEEQYIYLKEDNISLQGYYFSKPLPKDEVEMFIIEKNNSIENR; this is encoded by the coding sequence ATGAAGCTAAAAGTTAAAACCGCCATTGTCATTCTATCAAGTGTATTCACTCTTTTAGTTATTTTATTTATTTCCATTAACCCTATTATGTTAAGTCAATATAAGCAGTTGGAGCTAGAACTTGTTGAACAAAATAACGAACGTGTAAAAAGTGCGCTAAATAATGAGTTAAATCGCTTAAAAATGATAGTACGTGATTATTCCGTATGGGATGATACATATCAATATATGCAAGATGGAAATGAACAATATATTAATAGTAATTGGGTTGAGGACACGTTTAATACTAACAATATTAACTTTGTTGTATATATATCTGAAGAAGGTGAATTGCTATACGATCAAGGCTATGATGCTGTCACAGACTCATCTGTACATATTGAGGAATTACTGGATTGGGAAGAGCTACAACCATTCATTTTTGAACAAAATAGCGTAATCATTCTTGGGCATGAACACCCTATTTTTGTAGCGTCACATCAAATATACCCTAGTCTACAAAACGCACCAGCAAATGGGGTTTTGTTAATGGGGAGTGTGATAGATTCGACTGTAGTCGAAGCGCTTTCGGCTACAACTCAGTTACCTCTCGAACTAAGCTTAAGCCAACAATATGAAGAGTCAACTGTCAAACTGTTAAATGACGAGTTAATACAAGGGAATTATTTTTTTCCAATTGAAGGGACTTCATTGGAAGGTAATTTAAGCTTTACGCTTGATAGGGATGTTTATCAAAGTGGACGAAGGGGTTTAATAGGCTTTTTTACTTTATACGCTTTAATAAGCCTATGTCTTACTGCTATTTGTATTTACTCTTTAGATAAGTTTATCTTATCAAGGTTCACTACTTTATCGGATCAACTAAAGGAAATACAACAATCTCGAGATTTGAACAAGAGGATTGTTGTAAGTGGAAATGACGAAATATCCAGTTTAAAGCGTGCAATTAATCACATGCTGTATGCTTTGTTCCAATCGCAAACAGAAATACAGAAGCTCGCATTAACGGATGAATTAACAGGTCTTTCTAACAGGAACGATTTTAGAAGTCGTTTTGAGGTAATGGTCAAGGCTGAAGCGCAACAGCGTATTGCTATTTTGTTTATAGACATTGACTTATTTAAACGGATTAATGATGCACTTGGTCATTACGTTGGTGACACTGTCATTAAAGAGACATCAAAGAAATTAAAAGAAAATATACCTCCAGATGCGATCGTTGGTCGGTGGGGCGGAGACGAATTTATCGTTGCACTACCGTTTGAAGAAGAGAGGGAGGTTGTAACACTTTCTAAACAGCTATTACTTGATATAGCAAGACCCATCGTAATGAAGGGATATACGTTTGAAATTACATCTAGTATTGGTATTAGTACAGCACCTAATGATGCGAAGGAGCCGGAAGACCTTATTCGACAAGCAGATATCGCGATGTATGAAGCGAAAAGGCACGGTAAAAATCAGTATAGGTTTTATCAAGATGTGGCTAAGTACGCATATTTTAATCATTATGTATCTCTTGAAAATGATTTAAGATATGCGCTACAAAATAACGAATTCAATATTTATTACCAACCTATTATGAATGCTGACGGAAATGTATTAGGTGTTGAAGCATTATTGCGTTGGGAGAATCGTGATAAAGGAATGATTCCACCTGATAAATTTATTCCTGTTGCTGAAGAGCTAGGGATGATGCCTTTCATTGGAAAATGGGTACTAAAGGAAAGTATTCGACAAGTGAAAAGGTGGCATGAATTAGGCTATGAGGATATTTCATTATCTGTAAATGTCTCAAAAACACAATTAGTCAGCAACGACTTTTGTTCAATTGTTAAAACGACTTTAGAAGAATGTGATTTTCCACCAGAATTACTTGTGTTAGAAATAACGGAAAGTGATGTCGCTATTTATATGGAAAAATTAACGCTCGCTTCAAAAGTATTAACAGAAATGGGAGTGAAAATCTCACTAGACGATTTTGGAATGGGTGCTTCTTCCTTGCATTACTTAAAGGAAATTTTTGTTGATCAATTAAAGATTGATCGCTCATTTGTAAATGGCATCCCGTCAGATTCCTTCGATAGTGCGCTACTTTCAGGAATAGTGACATTATGTAAAAAATTAAAAATTGAAGTAGTTGCAGAAGGCATAGAAACAGAGGAGCAATATATTTATTTAAAGGAAGACAACATCTCTCTGCAAGGTTATTACTTTAGTAAGCCTTTACCGAAAGATGAAGTAGAGATGTTTATAATTGAAAAAAATAATAGTATAGAAAACAGGTGA
- a CDS encoding ROK family protein has protein sequence MYIIGIDIGGTNMRVGLFKDGNMIKKTSVFTRTEEGVVAIITRLKQLIVNVLEQANIEMGQVKGIGVGCPGPLDPWKGEIQSPPNLPGWDHIPLKKILEEEYSLPVFLHNDANAAALGEYTFAYNRNVNNLVYITVSTGVGGGVVADGRLLLGVNGSAAEIGHMIINPNGNLCSCGNRGCLEAQASGTGIVSKTKALLQTTKEASVLKGKSKLTSKDVFVAAENGDALCKRIIEEVQFDLALGLTNIVHAYNPEMVVYGGGVMQAGESFIKPVIEKAEKMILPGMKGRLTFAATKLGGELGLYGAAALVDYFQE, from the coding sequence GTGTATATTATTGGAATTGATATTGGTGGAACGAATATGAGGGTAGGACTATTTAAAGATGGAAATATGATAAAAAAAACAAGTGTATTCACACGTACAGAAGAAGGTGTAGTGGCAATCATTACTAGGCTTAAGCAGCTGATAGTCAATGTGCTAGAGCAAGCTAATATTGAAATGGGACAAGTGAAAGGGATCGGTGTCGGTTGCCCAGGACCACTTGACCCGTGGAAAGGTGAGATACAATCCCCACCTAACTTACCTGGTTGGGATCACATCCCATTAAAAAAGATACTAGAAGAAGAATATAGCTTACCAGTGTTTTTACATAATGATGCAAATGCTGCAGCTTTAGGTGAGTATACATTCGCATATAACAGAAATGTTAACAATCTCGTATATATTACGGTAAGTACAGGGGTTGGCGGGGGTGTCGTAGCCGACGGACGTTTATTATTAGGTGTAAATGGCAGTGCTGCAGAAATAGGGCATATGATCATTAATCCAAATGGGAACTTGTGCTCATGTGGTAATAGAGGCTGCCTAGAAGCCCAAGCATCAGGTACTGGGATTGTTTCAAAAACGAAGGCTCTTCTACAAACAACTAAGGAAGCGTCTGTATTGAAGGGGAAATCTAAGCTTACTTCAAAAGATGTGTTTGTTGCAGCAGAAAATGGAGATGCACTCTGTAAAAGAATCATTGAAGAGGTGCAATTTGATTTGGCATTAGGTTTAACAAATATTGTTCATGCATATAACCCAGAGATGGTCGTTTATGGTGGAGGGGTTATGCAGGCAGGTGAATCATTTATTAAACCAGTTATCGAAAAAGCGGAAAAAATGATTTTACCAGGTATGAAGGGAAGGCTCACATTTGCAGCTACCAAATTAGGTGGGGAGTTAGGTTTGTACGGTGCAGCGGCTTTAGTTGATTATTTTCAAGAATAA
- a CDS encoding MarR family winged helix-turn-helix transcriptional regulator: MSRREMDQMFGYHIGVLSHLIQNQYNKNLSQFDLTISQAKVLYLLSHDGDKLQSELQKRLFIQASTMNGIIDSMLKRALIEKRDSQEDRRSKVISLTEKGISIERELWVNLDHMERELLAGFSIEEQQLLMMWLKRMKENMQEVDRDKTT; this comes from the coding sequence ATGTCGCGGCGAGAAATGGATCAAATGTTTGGATATCATATAGGAGTTTTATCCCATCTCATACAAAATCAATATAATAAAAACCTATCTCAATTTGACTTAACCATTTCTCAAGCGAAAGTATTGTATTTACTTTCTCACGATGGTGACAAGCTCCAATCAGAGCTACAGAAAAGACTTTTTATTCAAGCTTCAACAATGAATGGCATTATAGATTCGATGTTAAAGAGAGCTTTAATTGAGAAAAGAGATAGTCAAGAAGATAGGCGTTCAAAAGTAATATCATTAACGGAAAAAGGGATCTCAATAGAGCGAGAATTATGGGTGAATCTAGACCATATGGAGCGTGAGTTATTAGCTGGTTTTTCTATCGAAGAACAACAACTCTTAATGATGTGGTTAAAAAGGATGAAGGAAAACATGCAGGAAGTGGATCGGGACAAAACAACGTAG